The stretch of DNA CTGGGGGCGGATCACGCGGGAACGGACCACTTGGGAGTCTGGCCACCGCGAATGTCCGTCGACGTCTTCTTTGCTTCCTTGCCGAGCCTGGCAGCGCAATATGGGTCTTGTTTGCCAATTGTCTTGCGGTTGGGTAGGTTCTTGGCGCGGTCGacaatggcgacgagggtCCCGATGATGGGCCCGTCGACCGTCATGTCGGCGAAGATGCCGGCCGTGTGAGCGCCATTGAGCAGAGAGTACGTCTTTGACTTTGTCGACATGGCGCAGGCTTCGGGGAGGTCGTTGCGAGGGGAGCAACGACCGGCGGGAAGTCGATGTCGATGCTTTGTTTACATGGGCGGGTCGAACGGTGCGCTGAGGTCGATGGTGAAGGTGAGGGAATCTTATTCCCGACAGCGGCGGTTGGTGAAAAGAATGACAAGAGGCAGAATGAGAGCGAGAGAAGGTCGGAAACGGACAAGACAATGGCGTCGTGCGCCGTGCAAATCCGGGGCGAAGCGGAACAATGGGGGAGAGACTGGAATGCAAATGCAAGAAGGAGAGAGGCAGCTGCATGGCGGGTGACGCCTTGTTTTGCTTTCCGCCCACTCACGATTCGCCCAGCGTCGGCAGGCGGCTGgtggttgggggggggggcgccaGCTCCGCATGCGGGAGTGGGTGTTCCATCCATGGATCGATCCGCCGGCCACTAGCGCGCAGGGCTGCCCTGCGCTTGGGTGCTCTTGGTGCTggaggtacgaagtactacgAAGCACAGGCCACGGGGGCCCTGGGGCGTCCGCTGAAGGTGCCGCCCCGGGCTCCCCGCCGAACTGCGGTCGGGTCGGgtggctgggcgggcagggcagcttGAGCAACGGCCGCGCAGAAAAAACCGGGAGGTTGGCGGCCCTGCACCCCTGACACGGTGGGGCTTCAGGCAGCTTTCGGCCCCGTTGCTGCAAGGGGTCGGATTGACGTTCTCCAGGGCTCGACCTTACAGTGGATGAGTACTAACCTTGGCGGACTGATGCTCTGGGGGAGAGGGCGACTCGTCCTCAGCTAGCCCCGTGTGTTATTGGGTTGCCTCGGCAGCCTTCCATTACAAGCTGAAAAAACAGAGCACCCAACTAGGTTTTGGCTGCGACATAATAAGGTTCCAGCAATTTTACCTACTCTACTACTCGACATCCTCCCTGCGAGTTGGCCGACCTCTAGCACGGCGGCACGCACACGTACGTAgtaactaacttagtatgAACACGGCTTCGTATTCCGTGCGACAacccccccgccgctgctcgatCGGCCGGCCCCCTCGTCTTACTTGCGGCCACAGCCCCCGGAAGGACGACGCTGTTGACGACGACTCCCCCCACCAAAGCCATGCGCTGACGTCGCGtccacgccggcgcggcactCCATGCGAATGCACACGCGGGTCGACAAGCATATCCCTGATTCCATGCGGATCTTGGGCGTCCAACAAGCCAACGGCGGGACCAGGCCAGAAACATCTCCGATCGCTGTGCACCACCGTCTCGCCTTCCAAAGCGTGCTTGGCAGTGTGAGCCCGGGATGCAAGGCATTGATGGGAAAATCGGCCGCTTGGTCGCAATCGGCTCGGCAATCACCCATGGCAAGAATCGCGCCGGTCCACAACGGGCAGCAATGGCTCGAGAGAAACGGTCCGGAATCAAAGTGTCGCGGCGGGGTCGGCCAACGTGTCGGGGTCTAAGACACGATGCCCTTTTCCGTCGCCATGGGTGAATGTCTCGTCCGCGAAGACACAGTCAGGGTCCTGGCATCATTCCGGCATAGCACCAGCCAGACCAGCTGCCCAGTCTTGCCTGTGTCCGCGTCGGAGCTCCTTTGGCAGCATGAATGACCTCATAGCATGCCATCTGCCAAGCCCGCGCAATGGCTCGCCGGAACTGACCTGTGCGCAAGCCCTTGACAGAATGACGCAGATGGTTGCTTTAAAAGTATGGCTGGGAGTGGCCGCCACGAAAAATCACTTGCTCGCGCCGGGAGCCACGCCAGCTCACCTTGGTTGCTTCTTGTGATGCACAGCTGGCAGATCCAAAACGACGTGCTACTGCAgaggggcgagagagagcagaGACCGGGGGAGAGGTCTATTATTGGAACTACCAGTCGCAGCTCTTGCCGAGCaactcggccagctcctccagaTGCTTCTTGTCTAGCTCGTCGAAACCATTCAAGGCCGCGCAATCCACATCGATGATGGCCAccaccttcttcttgccgctcCCGTCCGTGTCGGCCAGGATGGGCACGACAATCTCGCTcttgctgtcgccgtcgcaggcGATGTGGCCCGGGAACCGATCCACGTCGGCCACCAGTTGCGTCTGCCGCGTGgatgccgccgtgccgcacACGCCGCGGCCAAAGTCGATTGTCTGGCAGGCGACTTTGCCCTGGAACGGGCCGAGAATGAGCTGTGGCTCCGAGGACGACTTGTCAAGAACGTAGAAGCCTGTCCGGGTCAGCCgtctggggggggggggtgtggACGGGGAAGGACTCCCGCATATGCACGCTCACCTGCCCAGTTCACCGCGTTACTCGGAGCCGGCAAGCTCTTGTAGGCGTGCCACAGTAAtgaggcggcgttggcgaggtTGCTGGATCACTAGGTGTCAGCCGTGTCGGAGCCATCATCGCTTGCGACGGTCGGATGGCTTACCAGACCTGCCCGTCCTGTTAGCCACGAGGTGAAGTATGAAGTAGCCGTCTTGTCTTGGTGTGTGCATTATGCTTGTACGAACCCAATTGCGCTGCCCTGTGCAGAGTCCCTCCGTCTGGAGCAGCACCTGCTCGTAGGCGTCGTCCTTGGTGACGTCGTCCGCAAAGTTGGACGCATCGGCGTGCACCTGTTGGGTGTCGGTCAGTAGGGCTCATCACCGAGATACCTTGTCCAGACCGAGACGCACCATGGTTGCGGCTGTGGATGCTTAACGTATTCCAAGGCGGTTTTCGATTGTGTTTCTTCTCTTCACCGTCTCATTCGTACCGGCCGGCGGTATTTCTTTGCCTCATAAAGTGAGTATCTGGGGCTCTCTTTGTTGAGACGATTTTTTCTCAAAGAGGTCAAAATGTTCTGGCGTATCGACGATTAGTCACCGCAATAAAGACGGTTGCTGCAAAGTccacctgccctgccccggCATGGCGTGCTCTCTGTGTGTCACGcattgcagcagcagcagcagcagctccattCCATGCCTGGGTCCCGCTGCGTCACCTAAATAAATAAATTCGGGGACGGTGCAAACTCTCGGCAGTTCTTCTTCCTTGGCGAAATCAGACCTAGCCGACAGGGGAATGCAGACAGCAGGGACCTTCCAAATAGTATATAAAAGAGAATCCGGTAGGAATTCTGGACATGTCCACTCGCACGTTCTTTTTCGTTGAGAGCCCGACGTCGCATCGAGGCCCCAGGCGCTCGTCGCACCGATGGAAGCCACaggaggcgcaggcgggccgCCTTGGTGCTGACCAATGACGCACGCGACTCGGAACAGCAGCTGTGGCAGCTCGCTGCCACTTTTTCCTCGACGGACCGCAACCTCCAAGGGCCGACCATCGTAGCATCGCACAACGAACCGGCCATGAGCTGCTCCCGCATAGTGTGGCGGCAACAATGCGCGCTTCACGGCCGCAACAATGGCCTCGTTCCGGGTCATCTGCTGTCCTCTCTCCAaccccgtgccgccgcagctccgaGGCGGCTCGCGCACAATGATGCGCGCAaatcgccgccctccccatcgcggccgccgcgatcCTCGAACCCGCTGCTCAACCcccccgcgtcgacgcgcccccCGCCTCTGATGGTCCCCGAGCGAAGCACGTCCGAGTCGACATTCCAGTACTTCTTCCAGCTGGGCAAGGGCTATTTGCGGTTCTACAAGGACGGGCTCAAGGGTGTGTGGACGAACCGCCACCTGCTCCGCGAGAAGCTCGCGCGCACGCCGACCGACGACCGCCCGTCCATCTGGCGGCCGTCGTACGTGCCCAAGACGTTCTCGCGCGCCGACTGGGTCCTTCTATGGCGCGTACGGCACGATCTGCTGCGTCTGCCGCTCTTTGGGCtcatgctcgtcgtcatcggcgagttcacggccctcgtcgtcgtctacgtcgacggcgtcgtccccTACACGTGCCGCATCCCCAAGCAGATCGCCAAGGGGCTGCAAAAGGCCgaggaccgccgccgtgtcgcctttgacgagctcgaggcgcggtTCCCGCACGGCGTGCTGAGCCCGCGGGTGACGCCCGGCGTGGCGCGCAGTCACGTCCTCCGCAGCCTGCACCTCGCGGGCACCATGTGGGATAAGCTGGGCTTTATGCCCCCGGGGATGTGGCAAGTCAAGGGCCGCTTGCGGATGGCgttcctcgagggcgacgaccgcAACCTCATTGAGGATGGCGGGCCGTCGCAGTTGGTGCCCGAGGAGCTGAGGATCGCGTGCGCGGAGCGAGGCATCGACGTCGTGGGCAAGAGCGAAACGGAGTTGAGGGGCATGCTGGGCGACTGGCTCCGGCTGACAGCTGCCGAGGATATCacagagcggcggcggcgcataGCCACGCTGCTGTTGACAAGGTACGTCTTCTGAATCCCGTGTCCGTAGCCGGCTCAGAGAAGCGTGCAGATATTGGGCTAACGTTTTTGTGTGATGCCTTCCTGTAGGTCGGAGCACTGGCCGCAGCAGCGTGACTTTGCGGTTCCCGACTGGGAGCTGTAGAGAAGGCTGGGCCGCGCCGGATTTGGCGTGCAGCCGTCCAGTATGCTGTGCCGATTGGCGTGTGGGACGCGAGGTCAGAGCTCTAACGCGGGGGGGCAGTCGAGTATCAccgccggccggcgtgcAGGTCAGAGGCATCGGCGCACGAATGCCGTGAGGCACTGGTGGAAGGAGGCATTGCAAATGTACCAACAGAAATATGTATcacccatcatcatcatcatcatctccgGAGAGGTCTTTAGACTACAGGAATAGACTTCAAGTATTATCGGCCCCGTGGTGTTCTTGATGGAAGACGCCAGATCGTCGAAACATGTTGACTCTTGCGTCAAAGCCGTGGCCCTGTTGAGATATCTACCTATGCACAGAACAGCCGCTGACAGGACCTGTCTCCAGTATTCCCTTGGGGGGGCGACTACCATGAATAACCCGCCCTGATTTGGGCTCACAGAAAAGGGCAAGTTGTCGGCAGACATAGTACTATGTAAGTACGTACGTGAGCAGATACCTACCGGTCACCTTACCACCTTATTTTTACATGCTTACCTAGCGTTGGGACGGAGCGTGCCTTCGGTCTAACCAGATGCTCCGTCCGGCGTGGCTGCCGGCGAAATGCGACTGGGCGGGGGCGCCGGGTTTGGGGGGCGCCAAAGGATGTTGCCGAAAGCCAGCCCAGGACAACCGAGACTCATCTGGCGGGCTACCCGACCTAAGCAtaagtactaaggtaccttcAGGTTAGTAGTACAGTACCTTATAGTCGGGAGTACTCCATCCAAgaggtaaggtacctactcCGTGCCACTCCTCCGGGGGGTTGCTCGCTACACCTCGAAACACTTCTCCAAAAGAGCAGAAGCGTCGCGTGGACGGACTCCCTCCATCTTCCTAcggcgcaggtgcaggtgTGAGGAGGAAATtgggggatggatggaaagATTTAGTGGGGTCACTCCATCTCGGAGGTTCCAGGTTGGAGACGCACGGGATTGACGCTCCTTCCCCCAGGCACTCCGATTACTGTTCCtacaggccgccgccgcgccttgaCGGCCCCAGggtgtcgctgctgcttgctggtgGTAGTACCTTACGTACTTGCTAAGGTACTagcgggggcgggggggagggcaaggcaaggtaccaACGGGGGGCGGGCATGTTCCAATCAACGAGCCAAACCGCTCGGGGTTCCGTTCTGGTAGTAAtgcgctccagcagcagcagccgctaGCGTGCAAAAGGGGACAAAACGGCCACCACACATGATGTCAGCCATTGCGGCCGAGGCTCCCATCACATGCGACGAGAGTCTGCAGGCGTttgtgtgtgagtgtgtgagtgtgtggtggcccatggccgccgcccagaagCGTGCGCGAAAGTGCGCGAGACCGACCAGCTTCGTCTTTTTAACCGACTCCGTCCCGGCTCGGGATTTAAGCAATTGATATCTTCCCCCACACCCCCCGGACGAAAGAAAGCCTGatctctcttcttcctttccaCCTCATCCCAATACCTACGATTAACACCTGTCATACCTCCTCTCCTACACCACGCACAACAACCGCAGCCATGGGTCTCGCCAACGGTACGTGCCTTGTCACCTGCTCCCCGAGACAGTagcccttcttcctcccgccTTTTGGGGTGGTGTCGATGCGCTCAACCTCGGCCCCCCGGGCGTTCCCCCAGCTCGCAATGCGCCGAGATGGGGGAAGTCTACGATGAGGACACAAAGAAGAAAAACAGCTGACAGGCGCGCTCGACCAGACAAGttcccctcctccgtcgctttcgacgccatcgcctcggccctcgacgccagcCCCGAGGACCGCAAGGACGCCATCAAGCAGGCCAACGCCGTCTTTGCCTTCACCCTCAAGAACAAGGCCGGCGAGACCGAGAGCTGGCACGTCGACCTCAAGGAGTCTGGCAAGGTTgccaccggcaccggcgccaaGCCTACCGGTACGTTCAACACCTTACCCCCATGGCTTGATTTAGGCGGTGACGGCCGggcggagcgcgcgcgcgcgtgaaCTGTCGCTGCACGAGGGCAGCACTGAGCAGCGTCACGAGCCAGAAAACCCCccctcatca from Purpureocillium takamizusanense chromosome 6, complete sequence encodes:
- a CDS encoding L-methionine (R)-S-oxide reductase (EggNog:ENOG503P1WW~COG:T), producing the protein MVHADASNFADDVTKDDAYEQVLLQTEGLCTGQRNWDGQVCNLANAASLLWHAYKSLPAPSNAVNWAGFYVLDKSSSEPQLILGPFQGKVACQTIDFGRGVCGTAASTRQTQLVADVDRFPGHIACDGDSKSEIVVPILADTDGSGKKKVVAIIDVDCAALNGFDELDKKHLEELAELLGKSCDW
- a CDS encoding uncharacterized protein (COG:S~EggNog:ENOG503P36K~TransMembrane:1 (i158-179o)); translated protein: MSCSRIVWRQQCALHGRNNGLVPGHLLSSLQPRAAAAPRRLAHNDARKSPPSPSRPPRSSNPLLNPPASTRPPPLMVPERSTSESTFQYFFQLGKGYLRFYKDGLKGVWTNRHLLREKLARTPTDDRPSIWRPSYVPKTFSRADWVLLWRVRHDLLRLPLFGLMLVVIGEFTALVVVYVDGVVPYTCRIPKQIAKGLQKAEDRRRVAFDELEARFPHGVLSPRVTPGVARSHVLRSLHLAGTMWDKLGFMPPGMWQVKGRLRMAFLEGDDRNLIEDGGPSQLVPEELRIACAERGIDVVGKSETELRGMLGDWLRLTAAEDITERRRRIATLLLTRSEHWPQQRDFAVPDWEL
- a CDS encoding uncharacterized protein (COG:S~EggNog:ENOG503Q3SJ) — encoded protein: MRTQRRKTADRRARPDKFPSSVAFDAIASALDASPEDRKDAIKQANAVFAFTLKNKAGETESWHVDLKESGKVATGTGAKPTVTLVLSDEDFGSLVEGKANAQRMFMSGKLKIKGDIMKATKLDPIMKKAQNSGKAKL
- a CDS encoding uncharacterized protein (COG:S~EggNog:ENOG503Q3SJ); amino-acid sequence: MGLANDKFPSSVAFDAIASALDASPEDRKDAIKQANAVFAFTLKNKAGETESWHVDLKESGKVATGTGAKPTGTFNTLPPWLDLGGDGRAERARA